CACGCTGTTCGTCGCCGAAAACACCAGCCGCCGGGTGCCTTCACCAGTCGCGTCACTGGCAATCGGATCCCAGGTGAAGACCGCCGCGTTGCTAAAGGTCTGAAACCTCGCCCGCTCCGGCATATCGGCCACCGCGAAGGTGAGATCCAGCCCCGACGGATCGCTGCCGGTGAGGTTGATCTGAATGACATCTTCGCCAACGGTGTAGGTCTCCTCCGAGCGCACATCGAGGGTGAGCAGCGGCGAGCCGGCCTCCACCAGAGGCTCGGTGCAGCCCCCGAGAAGCAGCGCGGCGGGCAGGGTGGTGGCGAAGATTAAAAAAGAAGCGAATATTTGCCGAAGGTTCATCGTCTACCATCTCGAGAAGCAGGACTTTCTGCGCAGAGGGTTTACGCTAGCAGATGCGCCCCGCGCCCAAAAGAAAAGGGGCTACCGGGGCGCTTGTTCTTCGCCAGAAGACTCTTACACTGGCCAGCCGTTGAACGGGCGCCAGGCGCATCACCGCCCCCTCCGGCTCATGTGTGACTCTGGCGCGAGACGTCGCCCGCGACCGACCCCACGATGATGGTTGCCCCTAAAAGGATGAGACGCCGTGAAGACTTCTACCCTCCGCCTCCTTCGACTGCCGCTCCTCTCGGTGCTCGTAATCGCCACGCTCAGCGCCTGCGGAAGCCCGCAGTATGTGCGCGACACCGAGGAGCCCCGCATCGACGAGTACACGATGAGCCTTCGTTTTGATCGCGAAGACCTCAACCGTCTCTACGATGAGAACATCGACCAGCTGATGCGCAGCTCCATCGTGCGCCAGTGGGACCGCGGGGATTCGCCGGTGGTGGCGATCTTCCCGATGCGCAACGAGACCAGCGAGCATATCGGACCGCAGCTCGACACCCTGCTCTCGAAGTTTGAGACCGACCTGGTCAACCAGACCGCCGCCGCGGTGGTGAGCTGGGAGAGCCAGCCCGATCTTCTCAATGAGGTGCGCCGCCAGCAGTCCGACGCCTACGACCCCACGCGCCTTGCCGCCTACGGTCGTCAGCTCGGTGCGCAGTACTTTGTCACCGGCAAGGTCTACGACGTGGCCGAGCGCATCAACGATGAGCGACGCGTGCAGTACTTTATGTTCGTGCAGGTCATCAATGTGAGCACCGGTCAGATTCATTTTCAAAATGAGTCGGCCATCACCAAGGGCTTGATCCGCTGAGGCGTCGCGCCGACCGCCTCGCCGCCTACCTTGCCTCGCCACCCCGGGCGCACCTTCCGGTGTCCGGGGCGGCGGCGCTTGTCCCTCCTCGTCTTGACCTCGCCAGTACTGGCTTGCGGCCTTCTATGAGCGTCTTCAGCTCCCTGACAGCCCGGATCCACCGCGCGCATCGCGCCAGCTTCCAACGCTGGTGCCGTGTGGCGGCGTGTGTCTGCGTCATCGTCGCAAGCGGATGCGCTTCCTACACCGAGACGCTCCAACCCACCCGCCAGGCCCTCACGATCGGCGACGCCGAGGGGGCGATCGCCGAGCTCAACGCCCGCCTGGACGTCGAAGATGCGAGCGAACTTCCCGAAAACCTCAACGAAAACCGCGCGTTGATGCTTCTTGAGCGCGCCACACTCCTGCAGGCCGCCGGCCACTACGAGCAGGCCGCCCGCGATCTGATGCACGTCGACGATCACCTGGAGTGGGTCGACCTCTCCGGTGAGGGCGCAGCCCGGGTGATGCGTTTTATCTACAGCGATGATGCCGGTCAGTACCGCGCCCCGGCGCATGAGCGCCTGCTGCTCAACACCCAGAACATGATCAACTTTCTGGCCGCCGGCCGCCTGGGCTCGGCCCGGGTGGAGGCCCGGCGTTTTTATGTACTGGCGCGCTTCTTCGTCGACGAGGGCACCCGCGAGCTCGTGCCGGGCATCCTGGGGCTGGGCTACTACTTAAGCGGTGTCACCTACGAGGCCTCTGGCGAATACGAAAGCGCCGCGCGTTTTTATGCACGGGCCTACCTCTCGGGAGTATGGCCGGAGGCCGGGCCGGAGCGCCTCGAAGACCTGATCGCACTGACGGGCTACCGCGGACGCGATCTTCAGGACTTCGGCATCGCAGACGATCACCCCCTCTTTGCCTCGGTGCGCAGTGGCGAGCGCCTGAGCGGAGTGGAGTACCGCGCGCGTCATCAGCAGGGCGATGTGCTGGTGGTGGTGCAGAGCGGGCTGTCGCCCTACCGCCAGGCCGAGCGTGTCGGTATGGACTGGGCGCTTCGCTACTCCCAGTACTCACCCTACTCCGGGGTGTATTTGAGCAGCGATCAGCGCAACAAAGCACTGAGCCTGCACGCCAGCGGAGTCTTCAACACCCTGAACTTCCCGGTGCTCACCACCGCGGGGCTGCCTCCCCGGCGGCAGGTCCGGCTGAGCGTGGACGGTCGCGCAGCGCAGCGATCGGCACGTGTGAACGTGGCCGATCAGGTGCACGCCAGCTGGACGATGGTCGGGGCCACCGCGGCTGCCGCCGCCATCTCGCGCGCGGTGGTGCGGGCGGTGGCCGGCGAGGCCAGCCGCCAGGCCACCGACGCCGCGCTTCGCCAGGGCGGCACCGAGGCGGCCGCCGCCGGCGCCATCGGGTTTCTGGCCGGCCTGGCCGTCAAAGGCACCTTAAGCGCGCTGGATACGCCCGACACCCGAAGCTGGACCACTCTGGCCGCCGACATCGATTTATTTCGCATAAAATTGCCCGCCGGACGTCATACCCTCGCCGCCGACGTAGGATCCCACGCCGACAAGCGCGTGGTCGACGTGCTCAGTGACGACTTTATCCTGCTTAACTTCTCAGCGCTGCGCTGACCCTCTCTCGGGATCACCTGCTGCAACAGCGCCCAACTCCTTTGCGAGGTCTTGTGATGCGACGCACCCTGCCCCTCTTACTGGCCATGGCGATCTTCCTGGTGAGCGCTCCGGCGATGGCCCTCGACGGCTATAAAGATCGACGAGGCTCCTACTTCGGTCTGGGTCTGGGTGGCGGCATCGGCTCGGTCTTTGTCGAAGACGAGACCTTCTCCACCGGCCTCGATGAGGGCGGCGATCTGGGCCTGCACCTGCACGCCGCGTTCGGCGGCGGGGTCACCAACAACCTGCTCTTTGGCGCGGAGCTCAACTCCTGGATTCGCACCACCGACGTCTACGGGCAGGAGCTCAACCACCAGCACTGGTCGCTCAACGCAGCCAGCACCCTCTTTATCGTCAGCGGCCTCTTTGCCGAGGCCGGCGTGGGTCTGGCCTACGGCATCAGTGAGGCCTCCAACCCCGCCGGCGATCATCGGCGCTACCAGGAGATGGGCCTGGCCCTAAAAGGCGGTCTGGGCTTTGAGTACTTCGTCAACGGCACCGTCGCCCCGGGCTTTCGCCTGGGGTATACCCGCCACTTCTACTCCACCAGCGACTTCGAGACCTTCCACGGCGCGATCACCCTGCGTTGGTACTGATCTTTTTAATCAGGGGGCTGGCTGCACATAAAGCTGTTGCACACCCGCTTCCGCTCTCGCTCAGCATCAAAAAAACCTCGCCAGTGGCGAGGTTTTTTTGTGGGCCGCAGGTGTCGAAGAGCGGGCGACGAGTCTCGCTCTCTCGTTGTAGCAAAGCCTGCTGAGCTGACCCACGGTCACCTTCCAGCATGACCCACGGTCACCTTCTTCTGCGACCCACGGTCACCTTCCAGAATGACCCACGGTCGTTGCTCAGCCTGTTTTCATGCGCTCGAGACCTGACCCACGGTCACCTTCCAGCACGACCCACGGTCACCTTCCAGCATGACCCACGGTCACCTCCCAGCATGACCCACGGTCACCTTCCAGCATGACCCACGGTCACCTTCCAGCATGACCCACGGTCGTCGCTCAGCCTGTTTTCATGCGCTCGAGACCTGACCCACGGTCACCTTCCAGAATGACCCACGGTCATCGCTCAGCCTGATGTCATGCGCTCGAGACCTGACCCACGGTCACCTTCTTCTGCGACCCACGGTCACCTCCCAGCATGACCCACGGTCACCTTCCAGCATGACCCACGGTCACCTTCCAGCATGACCCACGGTCACCTTCCAGCACGACCTACGCTTGTCACTCGGCCTCCTGGCACGCCTTCAAAACGCGACCTACGCAAACATGTTCCGCAGTGGAGCAGACGCCATCCAGCCGCCGGCCTCATCAGCCCCCCGTCTCGGCCTGATCGCCCCCGAGATCGCCGGTGCCCATCGTCAAATTCCCCCTCTCTGGTGACCGGACACACGCCCACCGGCTCCGCTGATCGCAAAACATCGCAACATAAAGCGCCGTCGCCCCCTCTCTCCTAACTGCCCGTGAACACTAAAAAATCGGCGTCAATGCAGGCGATCGCCGCCCTCATTCCTCCCGAATCCAATGCAAAGGAAAGTAGACGGCCCCCCGAAATCGACTATATTTAAAGTAGAACCTCGGCAGCGGGTCGGAGCAGCCACACTGTAATTTTCTCCGGCACGTTGAATATGGAACGCTTCCTGCACGTTAAAGACTGTGAAGGGCAGCCCGGCATGTCAGGGCAGTACGCGAGGCCAGTTGTCTGGATAACTCACGCTCTTCGAGCGCAGGTGTCCCCAGCCCAAGGATGAAGACCATGCTGCCGGATTACATCATCTACGATCAGCTCAAAAAAGAACGGGCGCGCCAGCAGGAACAGGCTGACCAGCGCCCCCAGCTGGAGATCCCCCGGCCGCTTCCCTACTGGCCGGAGCAGGAGCGCGAGAGCCCCAAACCCTCTGAAGATCGCGCCGAGCGCGGCGTCGAGATCTTTCAGATGTGAGGAGCGTCCCTGCCGGGACGCCTCCCCCCTCGAAGCTTCTTCGAACACGAGATCTTCAAAGCGCGTCAAAACGCCCGGGAGCCAACGCTCCCGGGCGTTTTTGCTCCAGGTGTACGCGCCACGACACGACGCAAAATCACGTCTTGACGTGACCCTGGGTCACCCCACATACCCCGCGACACCTGACCCTGGGTCACCCCACATACCCCGCGACACCTGACCCTGGGTCACCCCACATACCCCGCGACACCTGACCCTGGGTCACCCCACATACCCCTCAGCATGCGACCCTGGGCCACCCTTCTCCCGCATCGAATCTCATTGTTCCTCAACCCTGGGTCACCTCATATACCCCGTGAAACGCGACCCTGGGTCACCCCACATACCCCGATGGCCACGCCCCACGGTCACCCCATATACCCCTCGGCAACGCGACGCTCGCTTCAGAGCGAGCGCAAAAACGCCAGCAGGTCGTCGCGCTCGGCTTTTGAGAGATGCCGAAACCCCTCGCGTGACGCTTCGGCCTCACCGCCGTGCCACAGGATCGCCTCGGCGATGGTGCGTGCGCGCCCGTCATGCAGGTAGCCCGAGCCGGGCAAAACCGTCTGCGCAAGCCCCAGCCCCCACAGAGGAGCTGTGCGCCACTCCTGCCCCGTGGCCTCAAAGTCCGGGCGGCCATCAGCCAGCTCCTCGCCCATATCGTGCAAAAGCAGGTCGGTGTAGGGCGCAAAACGCTGGTAGGCCAGCGAAGGATGATCGGCAGGGCCGCTCTCAAGCTCCGAGACATGGCAACCCGTGCAGTTCAACTCCTCAAAGAGCACCTCGCCACGGGCAATCGCCTCCCGCCGCTCGGGCTCAGCCGGCACAAAACGCTCCGGGATCGCCAGCGACTGCGTATAAAAGACCGTCGCCTCAAAAAACGCCGCGTCGATCTCAGCGTGCACACCATCACCGTAGGGCGTGAGCACGCCCATATCGTTCACAAAGGCATCGGCCGTCTGCTGGGTGAGGTTGGGTTCATTGGCCTTAAGACCAAAGCGCCCCAGCACAGCCCGCTGCGCGCGCACATCCCAGACGCGGTTGGGCCGCCCGCTGATGCCATCGCCGTCGGCATCGTCCGGGTCAGCCAGAGCCAGCAGGGTTGCCTCGGGCACCGCCTCCAGCAGTCCCAACCCCACGATCGGCGGCGACTGACGAAGCGATCGTTGCACCTCATCGGGAAGCTCCGTGCCATCGGCCAGAGTGATCGTCATCGTCGGGCGGCGCAGCTCATACGCAGTGCCATCGGCATAGCTCCCCGGCACACTCTCCCACTGAAGATCGATCGAAGCCTCCGGCTCCGCGCCACCGATGGCGTGATCCTGAAGCTGCACACCGAGCTCCCCCACCGGCACCGCCCCGCCGGGCACCAGGGGCTCCCCCTCGGCAAGACTCACCCGCACCAGCATCGAGGAGCGAAGCGAGGGGTGACCCACCACCGGCATCCCTCGCCCGTTTCGGATATGGCAGGCCGCGCAGGCATTGTTATTAAACCCCGGCCCCAGCCCGGCGTTCTTCGGTGATCCCGGGCTGACAAACTGCGACTCAAAGGCCAGATCGCCCTCCAGATGCAGCTCCAACTCTTCGGTGTTGAGGTTGGGGGCCGGCTTGGTGAACGCATGCGAGGTGCGATCGATGATCGTCAACTCACCGCCTGAAGCCAACCTCGACGCCGGCCCCTCATCCTGACCACAACCTGCGCCCAGCGCGAGTGAGGCCGCCGCATACACAACTGCCCGGAGATCCGTTCTCGAAGGTGTTGGAATCATCTCTTCCTCAACGCCACAGACATCGTGTTAATCTCAGACCCGCAAAGCTCGGCCCCCGCACCACCCTCCCCGTTGAGGGCGGTGCGGAGCCCGAAAGCAAACATCCTTACTGGCCGAGGACCAGCGGCTTAACTTCGCCATCCAGGGTGTTCATCAGCTGCAAGATCGCCGCCTGAGCCGCCTCAATGTGGGTGGCCTGCGCCTCATCGGTGATGGAGTCACGGAAGGGCTCGGCGATCTGATCCAGCGCGTCGATCGTGGCCTGAATCTCGACCTTGACCTTGTCGTCAAGCTCAGAGTCTTTGGCCGACACGAACACCGTCAGGCCGCTGCCGCTGGTGCTGGCCGCTTCGACTCGCCCCAGGTAGGCGTTCTGCACGCTGCGCATGTTGTCTTTGAAGTCCGACAGTGAGTTGAAGGCAAACTGGCTCTCCACCAGCAGGGTGTCCTGCTCGGTGTAGGGATCGCCGATCTTGCCGTTGGCAACTTCATCGAGGATGCCCACAAGCCCTTCGACGATCTCCTGAGCGGCCGCGGCGCGCGAGGGGTAGACGGCGTTATCGGCGTCACCCGCGCTCACGAAGATATCGCGGTAGGCCGGCTGCCCGTCGACGCCTTCGGTCCAGGCGTCGGCCAGGTATTCGGTGTTGGCCTGCAGCTCGTTGGCGCTGGCGACCAGGTAGTCAAACTCGCGCTCGGTGAAGTCGGCTGCGCTCTTGGTGCTACTCTGCCCGAAGAGCAGGTACTCCACCGCGTGAAAACCCTTCTTATTCACATCAAGCGAAGCCACGTAGGTCTCGGTGAGCTCATCGTCGCTCGCGAGCACGCCGTCGAGCTCGGCTTTCTCCACCGGCCAGCTGTCGAGCGCCGGATCGATACCGGCAGCATCCACCGGACCGAACAAAAAGCCTTCGCTCTGCTCCCAGGGCTCGCGGGTGGCCTTCCAGGCATCCTGCGCCGCTTCCAGGGTGATGTCGGTCGGGGCGAGCACAAAGGCATCGACGGCGACGACGAGCGCGGAGGCGCGGGTGTTGAGAAGTTCGTAGGTGGGAACGATCACCTGGTCGGCGGTGTCGATGAGGATCTGCTCGTTGTCGAAGGCTTCGCCCTCCACAACCGTATCGCCACCATCGTCGCCGCAGCCCATCATCAGGCCGGCACCCAGGGTCATCATCGCGATGGAAGACTTCTTGAATAACATCATGGTCGTACTCCTGTTCGTTTTCTCGGGCTGATCCGGGCCCCTTCGCACATCGAAGGGAGGTCAGAAGACAAATCCCGCCATCAGCTCCAGCGTGTTCTCCTTATGGAGATCCGTGTTTCCAAAGGTGCGATGGCTCAGGTCGAGCTTGAGCACCATCGCGTTGAGCAGGGTGTAGGACACCCCACCGGTCCACAGCGTGCGCTCAAATCGCGGGTTAGCCGCAATCTCGGGCGCGGTGCGAAACATCGTGTTGTAATGATCAAGGCGTACAAAGGGCTCCAGGCGATGCGCGCTGGAGAGCCCCAGCCAGGGCGCCACGTTGAGGCCCACCTCTCCCCAGGTCGCGAGCGCCTGATCGGCGACCTCGCTGCGCAGGGTGCCCAGGTTGTTGGAGAGGCGCTTATTCAAGCGCGAGATCTCGGTGGCGTTCTCCAGCTGCCCCCACATCACCATCCCCTGCGCGCGCACCGGCCCCAGGTGGAGGTTGAGGTGGGCGTCGACGATCAGAAGCGGCGCTTTGACGTAGCCACAGGGCGCAACCTGACGCTCGCGCCCCTCGCTGCCATCGGCGCAGGCCGCCGCAAAGTCGGGCTTGGGGCGGTTGCGGGTGGTGTTGCCGTAGTAGACCGAGCCGCCCAGCTCCACCCCTTCGATGATCGTCCAGTCGGCCCGAAAGACGCCGGCAAGATCACTGGCGCGAATCAACTCAAAGCGCCCCTGATGCCCCGAGGCCACCCAGCGTTGGGAGCTAAAGCCTGTGGAATCGAGCCCGTTGACCGCCTGGGCGGTCAGCGCCACCGGCCCCATATCAAGCTCAGCCGAGAGCCCCATCTCATCCCAGACCGCCGGCAACACCGTGGTCTCGGCCTCCGAGCGCCGCCCGGCCAGATAGTCTGTGGGGCGGTAGTTGCTGGAGAGCTGCCCCACAGCCACATAGAAGCGCCCCAGCTTCAGCTTGAGCCGCTCCTTGAAGAAGGTCTTGCTCACGTAGAGCTC
The sequence above is drawn from the Lujinxingia sediminis genome and encodes:
- a CDS encoding di-heme oxidoredictase family protein, yielding MIPTPSRTDLRAVVYAAASLALGAGCGQDEGPASRLASGGELTIIDRTSHAFTKPAPNLNTEELELHLEGDLAFESQFVSPGSPKNAGLGPGFNNNACAACHIRNGRGMPVVGHPSLRSSMLVRVSLAEGEPLVPGGAVPVGELGVQLQDHAIGGAEPEASIDLQWESVPGSYADGTAYELRRPTMTITLADGTELPDEVQRSLRQSPPIVGLGLLEAVPEATLLALADPDDADGDGISGRPNRVWDVRAQRAVLGRFGLKANEPNLTQQTADAFVNDMGVLTPYGDGVHAEIDAAFFEATVFYTQSLAIPERFVPAEPERREAIARGEVLFEELNCTGCHVSELESGPADHPSLAYQRFAPYTDLLLHDMGEELADGRPDFEATGQEWRTAPLWGLGLAQTVLPGSGYLHDGRARTIAEAILWHGGEAEASREGFRHLSKAERDDLLAFLRSL
- a CDS encoding imelysin family protein, coding for MMLFKKSSIAMMTLGAGLMMGCGDDGGDTVVEGEAFDNEQILIDTADQVIVPTYELLNTRASALVVAVDAFVLAPTDITLEAAQDAWKATREPWEQSEGFLFGPVDAAGIDPALDSWPVEKAELDGVLASDDELTETYVASLDVNKKGFHAVEYLLFGQSSTKSAADFTEREFDYLVASANELQANTEYLADAWTEGVDGQPAYRDIFVSAGDADNAVYPSRAAAAQEIVEGLVGILDEVANGKIGDPYTEQDTLLVESQFAFNSLSDFKDNMRSVQNAYLGRVEAASTSGSGLTVFVSAKDSELDDKVKVEIQATIDALDQIAEPFRDSITDEAQATHIEAAQAAILQLMNTLDGEVKPLVLGQ
- a CDS encoding penicillin-binding protein activator LpoB codes for the protein MKTSTLRLLRLPLLSVLVIATLSACGSPQYVRDTEEPRIDEYTMSLRFDREDLNRLYDENIDQLMRSSIVRQWDRGDSPVVAIFPMRNETSEHIGPQLDTLLSKFETDLVNQTAAAVVSWESQPDLLNEVRRQQSDAYDPTRLAAYGRQLGAQYFVTGKVYDVAERINDERRVQYFMFVQVINVSTGQIHFQNESAITKGLIR